Genomic DNA from Chanos chanos chromosome 6, fChaCha1.1, whole genome shotgun sequence:
TAAGATAGTTTGGATGTTTTTGGGAGattattaaaggaaaaaaaaaacaaaaaaaaaaccccacagaataAACATTGTACTGTCTGCAGGAGTAGACACATGAAAGCAGATGTAGTCATAAAAGGAATAGAAAAACACTGTCCAAGCTTTTGTCTGAACCCCACAAATATTACCCATGATACACCTGCTGTGTGttcttctgctctcctctcctcccctctcttctcctctcctctcttagTGCTCACCTACAGTTAAAGAGACTTCCTCCTTTGGCATAGTGTCCCTCTTCCCCACCCTGGATTCTTTACACTGCAGCGCTCCCTGGTGGCAGGATGCTGGAATAACTCTGTATTCCTGGCCAGACTGGGGATTTGGCTGGGCTCCAGTGAAAAACAGGATCAGTCATTGGTTGGCGTGGTTGCCCTCAGACCCGGCTGGCTGGATGGCAGTGGTAGGTACAGTTCTGGAGTCTGTCGCGTTCTGCCCCATCACTGGCCCTCTCTGAGCAGCTGCCATCCTGTTGGGAGGCTACAGAGAGGCAAGGGTCACAAGATTTACCAGGACGCCTTAACAGACAAAATGCAGGGGCCGAGCACCAAGAAGGAACACTTAATTGGTAATGGGAGAATGAGTAAATATGAGAAATCAGCTGCTTGGAGGGGTGACGGTTTGACAACTGGGAAATGGCTTTTCTTTTGGCAttaggatgtgtgtgagtgagtgcagtcCTAATTTGGGAGAGTCTGGGTTGGAGTGAGCCAGTAGGGGTTTCATTTTGGAGAGTGCACAGTTTCATTTAGATGATTGAGGGTAGAGTTAAGCACCCAGGCTGTAGATTTAGATCATGAGGGTGTGTTTGCATAAAAGGCATAATCCTGAATGAGGAGCGAAACCTTTTGTGTGAGTGGGGTTAGTCTGGGTTATCAGGAACTGCCCTAAGTCTGTTGGTTAGGTTATTGAAAATAGTTTTAGTGATTATCAGGAACTGCCCTAAGTCTGTTGGTTAGATTATAGAGGATAGTCTGAGTGGTTATGAGGAACTGGCCTAAGTCTGTTAGTTAGATTATTGAAGATAGTTTAAGTGGCTATCAGGAACTGCCCTAAGCCTGTTGGTTAGATTATGGCGGATAGTTTGAGTGGTTATCAGGAATAGCTCCAAGGCTGTTGGTTAGGTTACTGAAGATGGTTTTAGTAGTTATCAGAAACTGCCATAAGCCTGTTGGTTAGGTTACTGAAGATGGTTTTAGTAGTTATCAGAAACTGCCATAAGCCTGTTGGTTAGATTATTGAAGATAGTTTGAGTGGTTATCAGGAACAGCTCTGAAGACAGTGAAGACAGTGTCAGGAGTTGATTATTTCAGAGCAGTGCAGCGATGTGTCTGGATCACAGCTCTCCACTCACCGCTCTCCCCCTCGTCCCCCTCGGGCAGCAGCAGGTGGCCTTGGCAGGGGCTGGGAAGGCTGGTCTGGCTGGGTCCCTCCTGACTGGTTCCCAGCTGAAGCCTACGCATGTGGCGCACTACTGCGGTGGCATTGAATGCTTGCTGTGTGAGCAGACAGGGGGAATGAAAGGAGAACAGGTCGTTTGTGGCTTCGATGCACAACCAAAGAAATAATCCTCTCTTGGACAATACCAAAACCGTTACAGTTGAGCAGCTGtgccagttttgtttttttttaaagcgacATAGACGCACTCACCTTCCACTTGCTTTTGGCGAAATTCTTCCTGATCTGGGCACTGACGGATTCGTGAATGTTCTTATCCAACGCAGTGTCACCAGCAATCCTGAAAAACAAGGCAGGCAAGCAGGTCTCTCtggttattttaaatgtgacaaaGTACTTCATAATATAGAACTATGTAAAAATGCCAAATTCAATTCTTTTTACGGTCTAATGGGGGAACGGTAGACTAACGCGACCCTAGAGGAGAGTAATAAATGTCATACCATGGATGCTGCAAGGCCTGTTCACACGTGTAGCGCGATCTGGGGTCTTTCTCCATTAAATGCACTATGAAGTCTTTGGCTGCAGACAAAAACGTATCGTAGGGTCCAACATGAGACAACTTTTTCCATGGAGTCATTTTGAAAGCAGAGAATTAGATGacaggaacaaaaagaaaatatggaTTCATTTAAAGTTCTTCCATCGTTGGAAACGTCCCAGGCTCTCAGTGTAGCAAAGCCAGGATAACGTACTGAGTGTATTATTGTTaatctctctgacacactgacagtgcGGAAAAAAGCTGAAAGGAGCAGAATTCGTCTGTTTGATTTCTTGGTAACGTGGAATTGCTGACAAGCagtgaaaagaagaacaaaaatgtgTAGTGTTCTTAAAGTCCTAATATCCAATGGAAAAGTAAACTctaaagaagaggagaagaatgtTCTACCTGAATCTGAAATGTCATCCCAGTACGGCGAGTCAAACTCATACTCTGCCTTCAGAATCTGCTCGAACAGCTTGGAATCGTTTTCATCATAAAATGGTGGATAGCCACATAAGCTAGAAAGAGGATCACACAGATGTAAAGTCATCAAGCAAATCCATAATGTCAATGATGTAGTGATCTGATCTTTCATTCCTTTTGTGTCGTGTATTTTTCTTCAATACCCAAGGAACAAATATGTTAGTTTGGAAACACTGAGTTCTTGAAAATTATCATTACTGAGATTAGATGAGGGTTTAAacagactcatacatacagtgCATGAATGAAGGAACAGATTAGTGGatgtccaaacaaacaaaccagtgaatgaatgactgaagaaatgaatgaatgaatgaatgaatgaatgaatgaatgagtcaaTGAATGAGTCAATGAATGAGTCAATGAATGAGTCAATGAAtgagggaaggaaggaaggagggaaaagagggaaggTCTTGCGGAATTTACTTTGGATACAATGTGTACACAGAAAGACATACTGATATTACACTCACAGGATGTAGGCAATGACTCCTATGGACCAGCAGTCTACTGCCTTGCTATAGGGTTTCTGAGCCAAAACCTCAGGGGCTGCAAAACCAAACAATGGTATTTTCAAATGTCCATTCACACGCTTATCATAAATCTCTCCGTCCTTTCATCACTGAATTAAAAGTCCAACtggcaacaacagcaaaatgacttgaaacttttcaaaatattaGTTCTATGCTTAACTGTAATCTCTGTGATAAGGTTTCAaaaccatagacacacacacacacacacacacacacagactcagacacagacacacacacacatacacacacacacacacacacacacacacacacacacaaaactgtgtCCAAGTAATTAAATTAGTTTATTTTCAATACATATTTGGATAACAATCATTTTGTTCCTCTGAGGAGATAACATTGTTTGAACAGCAAATATGAAGGGATCTAGAGGGGGAACTGTATCTTTCTGTTGACACTTTAAAGTGAATAAGGAAAAGGAGAACTCTGGGGAGATTTGAATCACTTATCAtctgtaaatgtcattttaaagtgtgGCTGAGCCATTATTCTAACAGTCTGTAATGGAGGAAAACAGGCCATTATAAAACATAAATCTAAATTACAGATAGCCATTAAAACCCATTCCAGAACTATCAAATTAGTCTTCCTATTTTCTTCCCGCTGTGAACTTACGACTTTGGCAAGACAGTCGCTACATAGCGAACTTCAGTTGCAAATTAATAAGGTGTCAGAGAGTGGAGGGCTTTTTAGCTCACGAATCATATTAGAAGTAAAAGCCTCTGGAGTGTGAGCATATTTATAGTGTCAAGTAGTTTGAATTATGGATATTCAGTTATGAGTGAATAAAAAATGTGCACAGACTGAGTTTCATTTCCGTCTGAAGCGGTCGCCGTTTGAATATGGAGTTAACTCGGCGCATTGAGTCAATGTAGCGAGTGCTGTGTGAGCGATGTTCATACCAACGTATCCAGGGGTGCCGCACGCCGTGGACATCACGCTGCCCGAACCCTCGATCTTAGACAAGCCAAAGTCGCTGATCATGATCTTAGAGTCTTCATCCATACTGTAGTACAGAAGGTTTTCCGGCTgtacgcaaacacacaggcagaaacacacacgggACCGTGAGAGTATGACCTGACATAAGCGCACACGTGCGCatacacgcacgtacacacgcacgcacgcacacacgcacgaacgcacacacatacacacgcttcatctctctcactctcagcctCACAGCACACGCTCCACATATCCATGAACCGCTTTTTCAGTCAGTGAACTGCTTTTTGGTCCTGGCTGCTGgctctgactctgtctgtccAAGTGCACAGTGGAGGACTTAATTAGCTAAGCAACGCATGGATCAATCTGAGTATCCTCCACTGCACTGCCTGTAAACAAATGAGTTCATTatggaaaggagaggaatgaaCATAATTAGGAATGACTCTGAAAAACCTTCCAGCGAAATGAGAGCCAAGTAAATTGCTTCGCATATAACACGTAGTGCCTCTCTGACTTTAATATGTTCACAACAGTGTAGATTTGGCGAAATGGAGCTGACGTGTCGCTGGAGAACGTTCTAACTGTCGATATTTTTCAGTCCTTCCTTCCATTCACCGTGTTCAGAAactacatttgcattttttttttttttttgaccgagCAGTACTATGACCTTCATAAAGCTTGTCACTActttgttctgctctgttttccACTCACCTTCAGGTCCCTGTGCACGATGCCCATGTCATGCAGGTATTTCACAGCGTCCAGTATCTGGCGAATGAGTTTGCTGGCGTCCTTCTCTGTGTAAAATCCTTTTTCCACAATCCGGTCGAACAGCTCGCCACCAGACACCCTGCCAAAGGAAACATGCTCTCaaagctgttctttttctcctgcACAGACTGGCTGCTGCCGTTACCTCCTTCCTCCACAAGGGGGAGTTGTTTCATCCAACTCTGAGAACAGATCTTGCCTTTCCTcccacattcacaaaaaaaaataaaaaataaaaaatcgcAGGCTCAATGAATAAATCTGATTTCATCGAAAACGGTAGCGCACGTAATTAGCCTGAAGCAAAATAAACCGGCGCTTACTGAAAAATTGATACGACAGCCGACACCACATAAAGCACCTGTAACAACCCTCCGAATAATATCTTCGGTTtttaacagaggaaaaaacacaggtCTGACAAAACAAGAATAAAAGACAAGTGATAGAGAAATGTAATAAACTGTAATCTATTGTTCTTTCTGATGTGGGTCTCGTGGATATACGTGTGAATACTGAGACTTGGGCGACAGGCTTTGACTGAGAGCCGCCAGGGCGTGAGGCTCTGAGCACGTCTCTGGCTGAGATGAAAGCCCACGCGGGCCTGGCGTCCCGATCGCTGGCGCGGGGCAGCGCTCGGCCCCGCTGAGTGTCTCAGAACAGTCAGATGCCACCGTCCACCCCTGAGAGCCCAGTCAGATGAGAACATCCCCCAGTGTTGTCTGGGGGACGTGACTTAATCGGTGCGGTTTCATCTCCGCGGCGCTCGGATAAAAGACTGCCACccactctcctcttttctcctctcctctgctctctcttactttcttttcatctctccttcattttttctcatattctctcaTCTAAAACTGTTTAGTTTCTcgcttctcttcctctcctttctgtctTGTCTCCTCaatttttctctcctctcctctcctcaattTTTCTCtcctatcctctcctctcttctctttcattacCTTCTTTTCAtctattttctctcctctccattttctcacacatctcctctctttctctcctcaaacTTTCCCGctattttcttccctttctgtgatttccctctctcctctcctctcctctcctctcccctcccctcctctccaccACCCCTTCCTGTGACATTTGAGTATAGCTGGTAGGAGGGAGGTGGCAGGTGTGGGCATATTCTCCTGATGGTTGTCAGTGGGGGCGCGTGCTGCGTACGCAGACTAAACCCCCCTCCTATTCCATCTCCTCGCTTGCCTGCTTTCACCTTGATTTCTCACAGGAACAAACAATGGCGAGGCCTTTCGGGCACATGTGTAATTAATGGTGGCTGACATTACGCGTGGGAGACAGCTCCGCGGGGAAGGAGACCCACACACTGGTGCGTGACTCCCACTTCAGAACGAAAATCACTCCAGACCATTCTTACGGATTAAGATTGTTTCAGCACCTCAttaaaagaagggaaaaaaccaaaaacaaaaacaaaaaaaaccaagcgcgTGATGcagaagaagacaaaacaagggggggtttttgggggggtgcttttttttttttagtgttccACTTGTATTGACCTTTCCAGATGACATTAATTATGAGAAAGGCCCATGTGATGTACATTTCCTGCCACCATGGAACTGAACCAATGGGCTGAACTTTAGCCCCAACTGTTCCACTGTGAATCATTCTGTTTTCGCcatataaagtaaaaaaagcttttttttttttttctgtatcggAGAAACTAATCTTTGGCAGTagtttgaaatatattttaaaacatcatcaTTATTACTTCTCTTATTACACGGCAGCAATTCCAGTCTGCTTTTGACctgatgaaacacagagaaacattcaaataaacacCGCCATCCATCGCGTACCATCTTAAAGACCGTgaagagaatgtttgtgtgacagagaaagacactgagATGATTCTcatattccttttctttttcttttcttttttctttccaagcTAAAAATACTGGACCCAAATCGGCATCTCTAATTAAGTGCGACACACTGACAACCACCTGTTCCAGGCTAACTGCAGACTGAGCGCCATCTGTGATATCGCTGGAACACTTTCCATTGTAATGTGGTGTTTAAGGGAAGCTCTGCAGAGTCTAAGGGTGTTAGgcaagcaaagagaaaaaaaaagttttcttttgtcAAACATATCATTTTCACACGCATTCtctatttaatttgaaaaaaaaaccccacatttttaaatgtgacataATCCAATTTAGATTTACTGGATGTAATATTAATGCAAAGTCTCTGTAAAGAGACGGCGCTAATAAGCATTAATCTTTGGCTCCGCGGATCTTTCAGTTTATCTTCCCTCTTCATTATTTTGGATGTCTGACTAGCCGTGTTCTTTCAAGCGTCTCTGCTCTCTTAGCGGCCCCTCTGTCGCATGACAGGGTAAGCAAACGCATCTGTCTTTGTCCGTGAGGTCACTGACTGCATTTTTCACACGGTGTCGTCACAAATGTCATAACACCCTTGGAGAAGAGCTCTGTTTATCTGATTCCACGTCCAACCGCACAGGCCTTGTGCCTGTCGGGGACCTCTGCTGAGTAGCGGTACGGCGTGTGACCCGGGCTGATCCGTTCGCTCTAGAGATCACATTTTTTCGGACTCTCTCCCGTCACAGCTGGCAAACACGGTAGCCCTGGGATTCGAACCGAGAAATCCCGGATGTGCTGCAAATTCTTAAAGCGCCTCACTCAACTACTCGAAATACCACAGTTTGGTTTTGACCTCCGTGCAGTGAGTACAACTAAAAAGTAAAGCTCACATACAGAGCGAGAATGGGTTTGTAAATGAAGGTAGAGTTTCTGTGCAAAAGagaaatctgttttaaatgacgGCAGATCAGACAGatgacagataaacagaaagaaaccagagagagacaatggTTTTAGTTACTTACAGCTGCATGACAAGGTAGAGGTGAGATTTACTTTCATAGATGTCCTCCAGGGAGACGATGTTGGCGTGTTTGATCCTGACAGAGACGtagaaaagagataaaaataaCATTAGACAACCTGGAGAAAAGAGCACACTaactacagggaaaaaaaaaacaaaacaaaaaaaaagaaaacttggaACATCGTTCACTTGGCCTGAATATATATTTCGCTGCTCGAAATCGAATGCGTGAGACAGTCGACAGTTCAGAAAACAGCCTCTTCGCATTTTGACAGCACAACTGGGGGAAGTTGAGAGAAAGCACCCAGTCAGCATTAGAGAAAGTCAGTAGGGGTCTGAGTAAATCATTTGTCAATGTAAGAGACAGAACTTCAGCTACCTCTGGAGTCTCGTCTGTGCTGACTGAAGTCATGGTTTCAGTTTAGCCCTGATGTAGAAAACAGTCATACATTAAAGGTCGAGGAGACTGGTGACAGAGAGATGCTGCGCTTCACTCATGTTCCTCTTTATTCTGCGGTAATCTCCGCGCACGATGTTCCCGGCCTGAATACGAGCAGACAACGTGACATTCTGAGCGCAGTTTGACTGGGGGACCATCTCAACCAATAGCAGACCAGTTTCCATGACTTCAGCGTTGCCAAAGCCCTGAAATATAGTGAGCGGTGACAGGCGAGGGCTTTAATTGGGGCAAGCAGTAGATTCCCACACCGCCGCGAGGCACGACAGCTTAGTGGGGGAGTGGAGCAGAGGTGAGTCACCAGCTCTCTGGGTCTTTTCAtccacacactccctctctccctgctctctccctcgctctctctctctctctctctctcacacacagttattcaCCCACCTACTCCTGCCTCCACAACACTGTCCACTCACGGACGTGCCCACTGGCCTTGTCCTCTCCTGCTGCTACCccggtccacacacacacactccaacacacgaggggcgcacacacacacacacacacacacacacacacacacacacacagaaaagacaaggaACAATGACCTGGAAGGCAACAATAACCagattcctctgtctgttcctacCTCAGATAGCCCTGTTACACAGGGCTCTTAAATTCAAGGAGTCGTCATTGAACATTGCTACGGCCAGGCTAAGTTATGATATGACTCATGCACAGCAGCGCTAGGCAAcaacaggagagacaggagggaCTAAGGCCCCTCACTGCCAcgtgagacaaaaaaacaaaaaccgtTTCTAAAAAAGTTACATTGTGAGGACTTGCTATGGAACTGAATCAATACATGTTGTAATTACGAGGCCTGCATAGGCTACAGACAGATTACACTAGTGAAGGAGAGTGTTCAGTCCAACCAGTAAAGTAATGAAGAGTATAATGGAAGAATtaatgcacagaaaaaaaaaatctaatttttcAACTCAGTCATGTAATGATACATTCTGACCTTCCATACCTCCCAAGTACATGAACTACTACAACATCcacaaatatttctttttcttttcttttgctttctccaCGCCTTGCTGATagcaaaataaaattcaaacaatgagtcatttaacaaacacagcactggtGCATAAAACGCATCAGTTTTCATTAGATAACCTggtaccctgtgtgtgtgtgtgtgtgtgtgtgtgtgtgtgtgtgtgtgtgtgtgtgtgtgtgtgtgtgtatgagagaaaaaacagggaaTGGGCAGCATAACCAGTTGTCTCTGGTCAGATCCAATGCTGGGGATAAGGCAAAATTGGGTAAGTCCCATGTCAGAGTAAGACAACCAGAGAAATGTATTTAACAGAGAAGAGGGAGTTAGCAGAGTTACTGAGAAACTTAATACTATGGCAGTGCGGTGGTTTTACCCTGGTCACCGTGGACCAACATTAGCGCTTAGGATGACCACGGTCGCGCGGCTTAAAAGAAAGACCCAAACCACAGCGTCTGTTTGATAAAAAAGACCAGCAACTCTTGGTGCCCTCTTGTCAGGATGAGGAAGACAGAGTGACAAAGCACATTTCCCGGCCTAGCATGTTTAGCAATGATGTAATCCAACATATGCTGGAAACACTCATTAAAAGAGCCATGTAGCATGCGctctggagggaaaaaagagagaaaaggttttttttttttcctctctgtttgactCAACGCCGTTCGACGCGTTTAATTTCGGCCATCTGCTTTTTGAGCCGTGTCGGAGGCTCTGCGCCGCGCTCGACACCTCAGAGCAAGTGAAGCAATCTGTCAACAGACTGGCCAGCGAAAAACacgaggagaagaaggagaagaaaacacGGCGCGAGCCGGACCTCCCAAAGGCCGTAATTCAGCGTTAAAGACACTTTTGTTTGGAGCTGTGACTCTGTGCCCGTCGCGCCGCGCGCGTGCCGCGCGCGTGCCGCGTTCATTCACACTTGTGCAAAGATCTCTGTGCTACTGCAAAGCCTCTGTGTCTGCAGTAACCCAGGCAACAGAGGCACTAAAAATAGCATTGTCTCCTTTAGTTCAGTCATTTCCGGACTGGTTCATCATTCCAACAGTTTAAACAGAGGGGTTTTTAAACCCCcttcctccccttctctctgtcccccccccccccccccccccccccccccaactgtcGCCGTAACGATCATCACCGTTATTTTTCTGTGATATTACAATGAAATAAAGTGTTTGTAATCTCTGTTCCAGCTCTAAAGACTAAAATCCAATGACCTTACACACAGAGGTAGCCAACCAGAGGATCAGTGAGTGTGcagcactttgtgtgtgtgtgtgtgtgtgtgtgtgtgtgtgtgtgtgtgtgtgtgtgtgtgtgtgtgtaactgtgcgtttgtgtgtgtgagtgtgtttctatGCGTGGGCacttgaatgagtgtgtgttgtaaatttCTGTTTGTGAGTGAAAGCAGGTTGAGAATAAACAGCGACGCAAGAGCTGACTCACTTGTGAAGAACAGCAATCTCATTCTCGATgctgttctcttttccttccaGAGCTTTCTTCGGTATACACTTGATGGCCACcagtctctgtgtcctcttCTCTTCCGCGAGCACTACCTCAGAAAACGcacctctgaaaaaaaagaaaaaaacacgcacGCATGTAGAAAgcacatcaaacacaaaaagTTTTCCTAACGCTCTTTTAAATAGACACAGTAAAAGAGGAATAACTAAAAATGAGTTTAGGATTACAGCTATTGTCTTAAGTAGTTGACATTGTGGGAAGAGAAGCCATCGCATGACAGACTCTGTGAACACTGCAATGTTTAAGGAGCAGTATAACATTACAGAAGATCATTTAGAGTTAATGAAGCAGCAAAAAAAACTTCTTCGAAAACGAGCACACACGAAAACCAACAGGGGAGTGGTTCCCCGGAGCCAGCACAATCAAATATTTCCACAGAATTTCCTGTTTTCATTCAATCTGATTTCGTGCCTTTCCAGCAAAAGGCCTAAGATGGTATCACATGCAGTGATCCTTTCCAATGAAAAGGGGGCCAGTTTAACATTCCACCGCTGTCTGGCAGAGCTAGACTATCATGACTGTCAAGCTCTGAAAGACCTGCATTTCTCTCATTAGCTGACATCTGTATTATGTACGTGCCTCATTGTGGCTATCTCAATAACATTGACAGAGACAGGTTATAAACTTCCAAGACTAGACACATGCTAACGCTAGCGACTAGTGACAGTCCAAAACTTGACTCTGTTGTCTTCTGCTGATTAATGTCTGCTCTACACAGTCAGAACATCCAGACACATCAGGGATGGAAGCACCAAGTTCTTAACGTTTCTCAAAGctgacattgaaaaaaaaaaaaaaaaaaaagatgaactgaGTATTTGACATATAAATATCAAGGTTTTGTATTATGTAACTCTCACTTGACCTCTTCAAGAGCCCATGAGTGTCGTGTCTGGGCAGAACTCCAGGGGAGTCACCTGGTTCGTCGCAGCCACTTTAAGCTGGTCCTCAGAAAGACCAGATTAGACAGAATTGCTAAGGTGGGTATGTAGACATCCAGCTCATGCCTCTTTGATAAATTTAACTGACCCAGTACAAATACAGCAATGTTTACATTATTcatgtctctctcgctctctcacacccaaacatacacacctacacacatgtatatacacacacccacccacacacacacacacacacacacacacagacatacaga
This window encodes:
- the camk1b gene encoding calcium/calmodulin-dependent protein kinase type 1; its protein translation is MGNHFPIVHRGKMPLGEDGHAWKKKTSDIKEIYDFKEVLGTGAFSEVVLAEEKRTQRLVAIKCIPKKALEGKENSIENEIAVLHKIKHANIVSLEDIYESKSHLYLVMQLVSGGELFDRIVEKGFYTEKDASKLIRQILDAVKYLHDMGIVHRDLKPENLLYYSMDEDSKIMISDFGLSKIEGSGSVMSTACGTPGYVAPEVLAQKPYSKAVDCWSIGVIAYILLCGYPPFYDENDSKLFEQILKAEYEFDSPYWDDISDSAKDFIVHLMEKDPRSRYTCEQALQHPWIAGDTALDKNIHESVSAQIRKNFAKSKWKQAFNATAVVRHMRRLQLGTSQEGPSQTSLPSPCQGHLLLPEGDEGESASQQDGSCSERASDGAERDRLQNCTYHCHPASRV